In Solenopsis invicta isolate M01_SB chromosome 13, UNIL_Sinv_3.0, whole genome shotgun sequence, one DNA window encodes the following:
- the LOC105207040 gene encoding thioredoxin domain-containing protein 11, with protein sequence MAGRVSSEERETNSPRNADNLPRQVTSTSTTKSSNDMAKDRLAIEERLAAKMFSYEIICFLFVITFTAMAALHNSPPKLSRPPTAKPFFDQNSVILDFYKGHLDAMIERITQADFSFVMYYAPWDAESQALRHEFEIVAQFYHPQVFFAAINCWHPESECRAQYNKIHGYPVLMLYPSRDSGINYRGIRTAPYMIRFLDALMNPIVRITHKEQLMELLVAYDAVVVGYFNFTRLDRTPGYREFYKAAIRSLERDPNRELVFAIVTSALSSKLHYGVYKFPSASLLMWNESLSYPEGNEWTSENILNWISSSVHQPSLWLQPPGIKALTLAPYLREGPVLFLFTPRNPLHTENYIYNLIREIGLQYYNCADSMVVKDIVARLEAKRRTAVIRHLSKNQECADLNKNKTYTRQITESVASISIQQWLNNSCCANVAMNKCLYKTKMMNPLDKKICTDISKKIDVCKDTDVFTIPIIREYEKQIYNYNKNYMSIKLKKEPNLKGLHAGVEYKSSLLKEENDSRSASTVRRDILKEECKKWLAGNDYHPSLFPRDSPRQFNISLKESVCKTNKTLALIAIDSLHYFHFAEHLGIDISKRKNKTTVIILDAALESQYVMHHEFSEYTLVNFINNYTQGLLQRTLRSDNSKGYRINKLLDEGNGSNTDSRSKIRVPELTTKTFLDTVLDPSKDVVIMYHSPYCGFCSAISYVYLTVAYYLSNMNHLTFARVDGDNNDLPWEYSMNRFPSILFFPAKRKEDSTVFPFSVPITIPNLLNFVLANLDGDSHVEALTNICQVGTGEAPDKCITRIRRLCLDIIEQLLQDYRKLRRHLAFLDKKIARNKRKIILLKLEHIKDIHFILGSIDDLSKDRKKAHLIKRKFFKYYNVIRLLETEEKVEKRSYESRSAVHVSTIKRERIRSEL encoded by the exons ATGGCCGGGCGAGTGTCCAGCGAGGAACGCGAGACCAACTCGCCGAGAAATGCCGATAACCTACCGCGCCAAGTTACGTCAACATCTACGACCAAGTCGAGTAACGATATGGCCAAAGACAGACTAGCGATTGAAGAACGGCTGGCCGCTAAAATGTTTTCTTACGAAATTATCTGTTTCCTTTTTGTCATCACTTTTACCGCTATGGCTGCTCTGCATAACTC ACCACCCAAACTCTCCAGACCTCCCACAGCAAAACCTTTTTTCGATCAAAACTCTGTGATATTGGACTTCTATAAGGGTCATCTGGATGCAATGATCGAAAGGATAACGCAAGCAGATTTCAGCTTTGTTATGTATTATGCACCGTGGGATGCGGAAAGTCAGGCGCTTCGACACGAATTTGAAATTGTCGCTCAATTTTATCATCCACAG GTATTCTTCGCAGCCATTAATTGTTGGCATCCCGAGTCAGAGTGTAGAGCACAGTATAATAAAATCCATGGCTATCCAGTGTTAATGCTGTATCCATCCAGAGATTCTGGTATTAATTACAGAGGAATTCGTACAGCACCTTATATGATTCGTTTTCTTGATGCACTTATGAATCCTATTGTTAGAATAACACATAAAGAACAACTAATGGAATTGTTGGTTGCTTATGAC GCAGTAGTCgttggatattttaattttacacgaTTAGATAGAACTCCTGGATACAGAGAGTTTTATAAAGCCGCAATACGGTCATTAGAAAGAGATCCAAATAGAGAATTGGTGTTTGCTATAGTGACTAGCGCATTATCCAGCAAATTGCATTACGGAGTCTACAAGTTTCCATCAGCAAGCTTGCTCATGTGGAATGAATCTTTA AGTTATCCAGAAGGCAATGAGTGGACCTCCGAGAACATCTTGAATTGGATCAGCAGTTCCGTTCATCAACCGTCTCTTTGGTTACAACCTCCTGGAATTAAGGCGCTCACTCTCGCCCCCTATCTCCGCGAAGGACcagttttatttctctttacGCCACGAAATCCCCTTCatacagaaaattatatttataatctg ATAAGGGAGATTGGATTGCAATATTACAACTGCGCAGATAGTATGGTAGTGAAGGATATAGTCGCACGTTTAGAAGCAAAACGACGTACAGCGGTGATTCGACACCTTTCTAAGAATCAAGAGTGCgctgatttaaataaaaataagaccTATACTCGGCAAATAACGGAATCAGTTGCTAGCATATCGATTCAGCAATGGCTCAACAATAGTTGCTGTGCGAACGTTGCaatgaataaatgtttatacaagACGAAGATGATGAATCCGTTAGATAAGAAAATTTGTACagacatttctaaaaaaattgatgtcTGCAAAGATACAGATGTATTCACAATTCCTATCATCAGAGAATATGAGAaacagatatataattataacaagaattatatgtcaataaaattaaagaaagagcCAAATTTAAAAGG GCTGCATGCAGGTGTAGAATATAAATCATCATTATTGAAGGAAGAAAATGATTCACGATCCGCAAGCACGGTGAGGAGAGATATTTTAAAGGAAGAATGCAAAAAATGGTTGGCTGGGAATGATTATCATCCTTCATTATTTCCACGAGATTCTCCAAGACAGTTTAATATCAGCTTAAAAGAATCAGTCTGTAAAACCAACAAGACATTAGCATTGATAGCCATTGACAGTTTGCATTATTTCCATTTTGCAGAACATCTTGGGATTGATATATCGAAACGGAAAAATAAAACCACTGTTATCATCTTGGATGCTGCA TTGGAGAGTCAATATGTCATGCATCATGAATTCAGCGAGTACACTCTCgtcaatttcataaataattatacgcaAGGTTTGTTGCAACGAACATTGCGTTCAGATAATTCGAAAGGTTACAGAATAAACAAATTGCTTGATGAAGGCAATGGCAGTAATACAGATTCACGATCGAAGATTCGTGTGCCAGAACTaacaacaaaaacatttttggaCACTGTTTTGGATCCATCTAAG gaTGTTGTTATAATGTATCATTCCCCTTACTGTGGATTTTGTAGCGCTATATCGTATGTATACTTAACAGTGGCATATTATTTATCCAACATGAATCACCTAACTTTTGCAAGAGTTGATGGAGATAACAATGATTTACCTTGGGAATACAGCATGAATCGTTTTCCATCCATCTTATTCTTTCCTGCAAAAAG aaaagaggACAGTACTGTGTTTCCATTTTCCGTTCCTATTACCATTCCAAATTTACTGAACTTTGTACTGGCGAACTTGGATGGTGATTCCCATGTCGAAGCTCTAACCAATATCTGTCAGGTGGGAACTGGTGAAGCGCCGGATAAGTGTATCACTAGAATTCGAAGGCTGTGCTTAGATATTATTGAGCAACTTTTGCAAGATTATAGAAAGTTAAGGCGGCACTTAGCTTTTCTCGATAAAAAAATTGCGCgtaataaacgtaaaattattcTACTCAAATTAGAGCATATCAAAgacattcattttattttaggcTCTATTGATGATCTTAGCAAAGATCGAAAGAAGGCGCATCTAATTAAACGAAAGTTTTTTAAGTACTATAACGTTATTAGATTATTAGAAACAGAGGAGAAAGTAGAAAAACGAAGTTATGAATCTCGGAGTGCTGTACATGTATCAACTATTAAACGAGAGAGAATAAGAAGCGAATTGTGA